Within Montipora foliosa isolate CH-2021 chromosome 3, ASM3666993v2, whole genome shotgun sequence, the genomic segment ccaatccactttatccagtttatgaattggtctagcatgtgattaaaaaccaggatcgcctttgaactttattctgtggaggaagaagacgttgctgagtgaacatttttacgacgaaatcccttggtttgttcagcactttgatgtccgataactgagccgctctaatgagtgttgggtcaatcgcATTTGGCCGTCTgaccatatgaagttttttcagctcttgtttgtgtccatcatgatcgaacttcaggtgaagcgctatgctgctttatgccaacttcgatggcttgtgatgagcttgcctgctgcccaaattgttgttgtatttgggcaagattggtcttatcgggttggaacttaatagtgaggggaacaatttttcgttcatctgctgtgccaaacaacaaacaatcctgttgggtgttccacgtgcttggcgagtcttgcacgacaatcatctatcagatctggagtggagttttctttcagtgattacaacttgcgatcgttctgcaaacatccacgtagcatgcagcactttttagtgacttcaggatccccggcccgttttgctgtttcaatgggagtcgtgcatttttgagcagtttgtcttcattgcttgtattttttcgtttgttcctggtggcgcaaagtaactttgatgatttgaaaggacttgactccttaattgaattagcgattttttaaattaagaaaccaacaagtgaatggtacacaaaattaggagaaaccgTTGGTTGAATAGgcaatatttgtagacataattatctacccagtttaagtactaagctcaacaagttgtttggctccacaagtttcagtttcaggccatGTACCcaaattcacccaggtactgttgcacactaccatagttctttggaaattgaatagctccttgaacacctggttgcttgagtagaaacttgatgtgtttgttctctacattggtgaatgcagccactaactgtccattgtggataaagtccagaccaactcttttttcaatttaatctttgttcttcgcagggcattaacaatggtgtcccttgtaaaatgttagtttaaagagtttgtttaagttatttccaatttcatagggcactgtggttgccagattcactttaaaacttatcatggaaatgtaaatcaatgccagtgaaaagtcagtctcttgagttgttgatagtaaattaatttaaaatatgcatattgaaacatcagttgaggaatatttttttccctttttgtgaacctaacatacattgctgccatttatttattgcttggtcattcaatgtcttaatcacatcaaataatttattttttaggtattgtgtatctttatctaaaaacttaactggttgctttttggagcccctttgcagcatatttagataggcaggaaatgttccacattttatggtaaatagttctgcatagttttaaggaatattgcggcctaagctaattgaatatgagaataaaatgtgctgtttgacattttgtgattttaaaGACTATTAgtattgtttgcgcttgttttaaaaggcttaaggttggcactcaaaagtgttccttcaacaatcttattctgtaaagattaccttggaaGAATTGGATTAATccaagttttttcttctagcctctttccccagtgccctctgagaatggagttgatttggttttgcccgatgttgaaagatgaaacaatgcctaaaccagctgcaaggaatacttcatggtgcttttttacaaacatgggcatgagggtgctcataagcatctgagcattgttttgcatgctaaagtgataattattataaataatttgtttatcttagagagtcttcttttcctgttggtcattcaaaaattgttggaatagcttgtttgagctgttggatagaggcagaacatttgatgagggcctcctggggagaggagtccttgttccctttagatattttcttgtgtttccttgttccccaaattactttgaaacttgttcccagccttttgatccctaaaattgaaatattggttttcttcccttgttccctaaaatattttgatattgttcctctgttcccagttcaaataagccatgttctcttcttccctcaaacccctgggagtgcctctttgatgttgattctcgtattggcctaatagtaattcactgtagaattgcaagacacagcaagttcttatttgggagtgagggaaaagttttgaataaatgtttgctcaatacaagaaacaaaatttgactgcaccttctagaccttactcttttcagacatgaatcagcttgtttgcacctttctggcgacctgcgggagggcaagctctagaaattcttctttaatgagccttccgctgaaaaacttccaagtctggctttccggtgttaggggccgaggtttttgtgcaaaattcatcagcggcttccttgcagcttctcaaaggtgttccttcgggcaatggatagtaaaagttttgtagtgcttatacaaattttcgctacttgaaaaggtatgtttatacgaaacaaatatcagcttgacaatttttctttcccgatactccatttaaaatgcacgtgagcgctattaatagagagccagaaaaccatttaaaacattttgtggcaatttttttgtcaacaaacatgggttgtcggcgagcagaattcgaacgtaagctgttgtgctttggcttttatttgtgctttttctaactaatctaagacgaattcaggctggtattttcgagtcaagtgtaagaagacggcaaaaccgtattgataatgtatttatttgagttaacttcgcgaataaagactGTAATCGCTTCCTTTCGACGGCGGTAGATCGAcacgcacaaccgaaatgcactgtttccggtgaaagggcaaatgattgacaggatagcacggttttgactgccgcgcgcactgcgggcgcgggttccgtatgcaaggttatatgtgagttgagtttgttggtaaGAACGACAGGGCGTAAGaactctactctgctctgagaggtttcccgagtactccggtttcttcctctcctcaaaaactgtGTCGTTCGAGACTAACGCTAATGACTTAATCACTGTAATATGAAGATTCTAAACTTATAATGGCTTACGTCACAGTAGCTCGTTAGATTGTGAACATTTTCGTTGTAAGCGGAAGCAGATCGAGAAGCCACCGGGTAACTATACATTTGATATTTAAGAccttgtttctgctttgtaATTATTACTTATGAGCACATACATATTTCTTAGATTTCGAACGCACTCCTCGTCACGTATGCTACTGAATAAAATGGAACTGTGATAAGCCTGTGTTTGAAACCGATGGTGTTAAAGGACCGTGAACAACGAAACATTCGAAATCCGTTTAGCAAATAGCAAAACCACCGTGGGCAAAAAGATGTCGGCCGCGGAAGAAGCAAAAATCATCCGAAGATCTGCTAAAGGAAGATTCACAAGAAAAAGGAATGAGCTTCTCAAATCTATCGCTGACAAGAGAAACAGAGAGATTATCGAAAGCAATTATTCTCAGCTGGTAGAAGCATGGGGACTCTTAGAAAGCAAACACGATTTATACGCCATGTATTTGACTGACGAAGAAGTAGAAAATGCCGATAACTGGATAACGGAAGTCCAAGAATCATTCACGGAAGCTATGACTATGAAGATGAGTTACATAAACGACATAGTAGCAATAGAATCTAGAGAGCGCGCAGAAGCAGAGCATGAAGAAGTGAGAAACAAAGAGCGCGAGCAAATACAGAGAATAATTGATCAAACAGCTATAAGAAGAAGCACGGCACAAGTTGTTTTTGAAACATCGTGCTAAAGCGTTATCAACATCCTAGAATCAGATAAGGGTACGATCTCTACCATCCAAAAATTTCAGCTCCAACTTGAAGAAGCATTTAAGGAATGCAAACAAACTAATAAGGAGCTACTTAATTTGCTGACGAAAGAATCAGCAGAATCTGAAATCAGATGGATTCACGATATTCAAAGAAAGTACAACGGGATAATTGAAAAACTAGATGTGCAAATTGCTAAAGATGAACAACTAAAGGAATCAAAGCAAGcgataaaggaaaaaacgaccaacCTTAGCTTGGAGAAAATAAAATTGCCCAAATTTGATGGTGAAATACGAGAATATCCACAGTTTAAAAGAGATTTCCAAAGGCATGTTGAGCCCACCTTAGACAAAGGCGATGTTTCGTACGTCTTACGATCCTGTCTCGGTAAAGAACCTTACGAAACAGTAAAGAGTGTAGACGATGAAATTAACGAAATGTGGAAACGCCTCGATGATAAGTACGGAGACCCCGCCAAGGTTGCAGATGTGATCATTGACAGTATTCGACGAACCAAAATCATCAGAGAAGGAGAAGATAAACGACTCGTCGAATTTGTAAACATGTTGGAGGACGGATACAGAGACCTAAGAAGACTTGGACTTGAGGCAGAGATTACAACGACCAGTTCTGTAAGCATTATAGAAAGAAAATTACCGATGGATATAAGGAGAGAGTGGGCTCAATCAGTCAGCTCAGATGCAAGTATGGTTGACAAGATGAACAAGTTTCCTAGCCTTTTACGATTTTTACTAAATCAAAAGAGAGCCATAGAATATGATTGTGCCGCACTTCGGGCTTACAACTCTAACACGGCAATGTCTAAAGCAGTCGCGCATCACGCAACCGCGAGAGAATACACTGACGAAAGACAATCGAATAATTCTAAATGCTTGTTCCACAACAACGCTGAGCACTGGACAAGTGAATGTAAATTATATCTGTCCGAATCAGTagatggaagaaaaagaatGTTAAAGGAAAAGGGTGCGTGTTGGTCATGCTTGAAAAGAGGACATCGCATACATGAttgtaaaagaaaaggaaattgtgGCATAAACGACTGCGCGGGAAAACATCATAGAACCATccacgaggaaagaaaagaagtcaCAGCGTCAGCAAATATCTGCAGCAACTCACAAATCGGTACATGTCTCCTGCAACttcaaagaataaaaacaaagagaggATACGTAAACGTCATGTGGGACAACGCGGCTTCCATATCACTCATCACAAACAAAAGGGCACGGGAAGAGAAACTAAAGGGAATACGGGTAGAGCTGTCTATCGTAAAAGTGGGTGCGAAAAGCGAGAAGATTGCACCAGAAAAGTACCGGCTATGTCTCATTGACAAAAAAGGCCAAATTGTCGAGTTTGACGTTTATGGCATCGACAAGATCACCTCAGACATTCAAAGCATAAATATTGATGGTATAGTGCAATTGTTCAAAAACGtttcaaaggaagaaattgTGCGCCCTACCGGAGCAATCGATGTCCTAATAGGCTATGAATACGCTGGATTTCACCCTGAGAGAGAGCAAAACTCAGAACACTTGCTGCTTCTGAAGAATCGCTTCGGTCGATGCATAGGAGGAACACACCCATTAATCAAGGAAACCAGTGTGAAACCTAATCTCAGTGATGTAAAAGTCCTTCATGTTATGAAAGCGAACGTAGAGGATTTCTACAACATCGAAAATCTTGGAATCGAGTGTAAACCCCGCTGTGGAGGATGTAAATGCGGGAGATGTCCCATTGGGAGTAAAGAGTACAGCATTAAAGAGGAAAGAGAACTTGAGCTGATCGACAAAAATCTCGAATATGACTATCAGGATGGTCGATGGATTGCAGAATATCCTTGGATCAAAAACCCTTCTGCCCTCCCAGATAATAGGCGAGTAGCCGTGGCAACGCTGATCTCTACGGAGAAAAGGCTCCTCAAGAACCCTCAGCACGCCAAAATTtacgatatgcaaataaaaGATATGGTTGCAAGGGATGTTGCCCGTAAACTCAGTAAAGAAGAACTAAACAGTTACAAAGGCCCCATACATTATATCTCGCATCATGAAGTTCTCAAACCAGATTCGAAGTCTACACCGGTTAAAATAGTGTTCAATAGTAGCGCTAAGTACATGGCCATGTACTTAATGAATATTGGGCAAAAGGTCCA encodes:
- the LOC137995102 gene encoding uncharacterized protein; this encodes MSAAEEAKIIRRSAKGRFTRKRNELLKSIADKRNREIIESNYSQLVEAWGLLESKHDLYAMYLTDEEVENADNWITEVQESFTEAMTMKMSYINDIVAIESRERAEAEHEELQLEEAFKECKQTNKELLNLLTKESAESEIRWIHDIQRKYNGIIEKLDVQIAKDEQLKESKQAIKEKTTNLSLEKIKLPKFDGEIREYPQFKRDFQRHVEPTLDKGDVSYVLRSCLGKEPYETVKSVDDEINEMWKRLDDKYGDPAKVADVIIDSIRRTKIIREGEDKRLVEFVNMLEDGYRDLRRLGLEAEITTTSSVSIIERKLPMDIRREWAQSVSSDASMVDKMNKFPSLLRFLLNQKRAIEYDCAALRAYNSNTAMSKAVAHHATAREYTDERQSNNSKCLFHNNAEHWTSECKLYLSESVDGRKRMLKEKGACWSCLKRGHRIHDCKRKGNCGINDCAGKHHRTIHEERKEVTASANICSNSQIGTCLLQLQRIKTKRGYVNVMWDNAASISLITNKRAREEKLKGIRVELSIVKVGAKSEKIAPEKYRLCLIDKKGQIVEFDVYGIDKITSDIQSINIDGIVQLFKNVSKEEIVRPTGAIDVLIGYEYAGFHPEREQNSEHLLLLKNRFGRCIGGTHPLIKETSVKPNLSDVKVLHVMKANVEDFYNIENLGIECKPRCGGCKCGRCPIGSKEYSIKEERELELIDKNLEYDYQDGRWIAEYPWIKNPSALPDNRRVAVATLISTEKRLLKNPQHAKIYDMQIKDMVARDVARKLSKEELNSYKGPIHYISHHEVLKPDSKSTPVKIVFNSSAKYMAMYLMNIGQKVQIYSTI